In the Sporohalobacter salinus genome, one interval contains:
- the fapR gene encoding transcription factor FapR, with product MEKKLSKVERQEALKEKIKENPFLIDRELADMFGVSIQTIRLDRLELNIPEVRKRVRNLAKESYPKVKSVSNSEIIGELIDIELNKFGVSILETDEDMGLTNSKIIRGHHIFAQANSLAVAIIDTDLALTGLTKTKFERPVHVGERLIAEAEVQSKKDDKFEIGVMTKVKQERVFNGKFIIFSGEQLNGEVKKRADSC from the coding sequence ATGGAAAAAAAACTGTCTAAAGTAGAAAGACAGGAAGCCTTAAAAGAAAAAATAAAAGAGAATCCCTTTTTAATTGATCGTGAATTGGCTGATATGTTTGGGGTAAGTATCCAAACGATTCGTTTAGATAGATTGGAACTTAATATTCCAGAGGTTAGAAAGCGAGTTAGGAATTTAGCTAAAGAATCTTATCCTAAAGTCAAATCTGTTAGTAATTCTGAAATTATAGGAGAATTAATAGATATTGAATTAAATAAATTCGGTGTATCTATTTTAGAAACAGATGAAGATATGGGATTAACCAATAGTAAGATTATTAGAGGGCATCATATATTTGCTCAGGCTAATTCTTTAGCAGTGGCTATTATCGATACTGATTTGGCTTTGACTGGTTTAACAAAGACTAAATTTGAACGTCCAGTTCATGTCGGGGAGAGATTGATTGCTGAAGCAGAAGTACAGAGTAAAAAAGATGATAAATTTGAGATTGGCGTAATGACCAAGGTAAAACAAGAACGTGTCTTTAATGGAAAATTTATTATCTTTTCCGGTGAGCAATTAAACGGGGAGGTAAAAAAGCGTGCAGATAGCTGTTGA
- the plsX gene encoding phosphate acyltransferase PlsX translates to MQIAVDVMGGDYAPDEIIKGAVESISEIEGKILLVGPKEVIEKKLRNYNYNLNKLEIIDAPDVIEMGETPAKAVRQKKDSSISVGVKLMRNGKADALVSAGSTGAVMAASLLKLGRIKGVKRPAIATVMPALEGETLVLDVGANVDSTPENMVQYALMGNIYAEQILHKSNPQIGLLSIGEEAKKGNELTKETHKLLKNLDINFIGNVEGRDIFTTTCDVVVCDGFVGNTILKTAEGLGKTVFEMMKKELNRSFINKLGAWFMESSLKQLKKKMDYAEYGGAPLLGVNGVVIIGHGSSKNKAIKNAIDVACESVKGQVLDQIKENINERTDRADG, encoded by the coding sequence GTGCAGATAGCTGTTGATGTAATGGGGGGAGATTATGCTCCCGATGAGATTATTAAAGGAGCAGTTGAATCTATTTCAGAGATAGAAGGTAAGATTTTATTAGTAGGGCCTAAAGAAGTAATTGAAAAAAAATTAAGGAATTATAATTATAATTTAAATAAATTAGAGATTATAGATGCACCTGATGTGATTGAGATGGGGGAGACTCCTGCCAAAGCTGTAAGACAGAAGAAAGATTCTTCTATTTCTGTTGGTGTTAAATTAATGCGAAATGGAAAAGCTGATGCTTTGGTTTCAGCAGGAAGTACAGGTGCTGTAATGGCAGCATCACTTTTGAAATTAGGTAGGATTAAAGGGGTTAAACGGCCTGCAATTGCGACTGTGATGCCTGCTTTAGAAGGAGAAACTTTGGTTTTAGATGTAGGTGCTAATGTTGATTCTACTCCGGAGAATATGGTTCAATATGCTTTGATGGGAAATATATATGCTGAACAGATACTTCATAAATCTAATCCCCAAATTGGTTTATTAAGTATTGGAGAAGAAGCTAAAAAAGGTAATGAATTAACAAAAGAAACTCATAAATTACTTAAAAACCTTGATATTAATTTTATTGGGAATGTAGAAGGAAGAGATATATTTACTACAACTTGTGATGTGGTAGTTTGTGATGGGTTTGTAGGTAATACTATTCTAAAAACAGCAGAAGGACTGGGAAAGACAGTTTTTGAAATGATGAAAAAAGAATTAAATAGGAGTTTTATTAATAAATTAGGGGCCTGGTTTATGGAGTCTAGTTTAAAACAGTTAAAGAAGAAGATGGATTATGCTGAGTATGGCGGAGCTCCTTTATTGGGAGTTAATGGAGTAGTAATCATTGGTCATGGTAGTTCTAAAAATAAAGCAATTAAAAATGCTATTGATGTAGCTTGTGAATCAGTTAAAGGGCAGGTATTAGATCAGATTAAGGAAAATATCAACGAAAGGACTGATAGAGCTGATGGATAG
- a CDS encoding YceD family protein, with the protein MKINVDDIKEEIGAFKELSFKEEIEDIEFQGRDIKVVKPAKMDFQVFTTDESFLVTGSINLELNVACSRCLERFNLPLTIQIEEEVDKEEVELIDNQTIIDITKEIDDNIMLAIPMQPVCDEDCSGLCPNCGQNLNEADCDCFMHTVDPRLAKLEKLLDKE; encoded by the coding sequence ATGAAAATTAATGTAGATGATATTAAAGAAGAGATTGGAGCATTCAAAGAATTAAGTTTCAAGGAAGAGATTGAAGACATTGAATTTCAGGGGCGGGATATTAAAGTAGTTAAACCGGCTAAAATGGATTTTCAAGTATTTACTACCGATGAATCTTTTTTAGTAACTGGAAGTATTAATTTAGAATTGAATGTAGCTTGTAGTAGATGTCTAGAAAGATTTAATTTGCCATTAACTATTCAAATAGAAGAAGAAGTGGATAAGGAAGAAGTTGAATTAATCGATAATCAAACTATAATTGATATTACAAAAGAGATCGATGATAATATTATGTTAGCAATTCCAATGCAACCAGTTTGTGATGAAGACTGTTCTGGTCTTTGTCCAAATTGTGGTCAGAATTTAAATGAAGCAGATTGTGACTGCTTTATGCATACTGTTGATCCGAGATTAGCTAAATTAGAAAAATTACTGGATAAGGAGTAA
- the rpmF gene encoding 50S ribosomal protein L32 produces MAVPKQRTSKSRKRKRRTHWKLNAPNLVECSQCGEFKLSHRVCGECGYYNGRPVK; encoded by the coding sequence GTGGCAGTACCTAAGCAACGAACTTCAAAAAGTAGAAAAAGAAAAAGAAGAACTCACTGGAAGTTGAATGCACCTAACTTGGTAGAATGCTCTCAATGTGGTGAATTTAAGTTATCCCATAGGGTTTGTGGTGAATGTGGATATTATAATGGACGACCTGTTAAGTAA
- a CDS encoding acetate/propionate family kinase codes for MKVLVLNCGSSSLKYQLMNMEDESSLAKGLVERIGIDGAFLEHEPAEGEEVTIENEISDHSVAIKMVIDALLDDAHGVIDDMDEISAVGHRVAHGGEEFSDSVLIDDEVYDAIDGVKDLAPLHNPPNLLGIEVSQELMPETPDVAVFDTAFHQTMPAKSYLYALPYEWYKEHDVRRYGFHGTSHKYVSQRAAELLDKPIEDLKIITCHLGNGASVAAIDGGKVVDTSMGLTPLEGLVMGTRCGDIDPAIVPFMMEKEDLSPAEIDNTLNKESGVAGISGVSSDFRDLEEAAQEGNERAKVAIDVFCQRVKKYIGSYSAALGGVDVVVFTAGIGENGIEIRENILDGLEFLGIKVDSKKNNIRGKEGIITTDNSDNIAMVIPTNEELVIARDTKRLVTA; via the coding sequence ATGAAAGTTTTAGTTTTAAATTGTGGTAGTTCATCTCTTAAGTATCAATTAATGAATATGGAAGATGAATCATCTTTAGCTAAAGGGTTAGTAGAAAGAATTGGAATTGATGGGGCCTTTTTAGAGCATGAACCAGCTGAGGGAGAAGAAGTTACAATTGAAAATGAGATTTCTGATCACAGCGTAGCAATTAAGATGGTAATTGATGCCTTATTAGATGATGCTCATGGAGTAATTGATGATATGGATGAGATTAGTGCTGTAGGTCATCGAGTAGCTCATGGGGGCGAAGAGTTTTCGGACTCTGTTTTGATAGATGATGAGGTTTATGATGCTATAGATGGCGTAAAAGACTTGGCTCCACTACATAATCCGCCTAACTTATTAGGTATTGAAGTTAGTCAAGAATTAATGCCAGAAACTCCTGATGTAGCTGTTTTTGATACTGCTTTCCATCAAACTATGCCAGCGAAATCTTACCTATATGCATTACCTTATGAATGGTATAAGGAGCACGATGTACGCCGTTATGGTTTTCATGGAACTTCCCATAAGTATGTATCCCAACGAGCCGCTGAATTGTTAGATAAGCCGATTGAAGATTTAAAGATAATTACTTGTCATCTGGGAAATGGAGCTAGCGTAGCTGCTATTGATGGTGGTAAAGTAGTAGATACCAGTATGGGTTTAACTCCTTTAGAAGGTTTAGTAATGGGAACTCGTTGTGGAGATATAGATCCTGCGATTGTACCATTTATGATGGAAAAAGAAGATCTATCTCCTGCTGAAATTGATAATACTTTAAATAAGGAAAGCGGTGTAGCTGGAATATCTGGTGTTAGTAGTGACTTTAGAGATTTAGAAGAAGCTGCTCAAGAAGGTAATGAACGAGCTAAGGTAGCAATTGATGTCTTTTGTCAGCGCGTTAAGAAGTATATTGGTTCTTATTCGGCAGCATTAGGAGGAGTAGATGTAGTAGTCTTTACTGCTGGTATTGGTGAAAATGGAATAGAAATTCGTGAAAATATACTAGATGGGCTAGAATTTTTAGGTATAAAAGTTGATTCTAAAAAGAATAATATTCGTGGGAAAGAAGGAATAATTACAACAGATAATTCTGATAATATTGCTATGGTAATTCCTACTAATGAAGAATTAGTGATTGCTCGTGATACTAAGCGTTTAGTTACAGCATAA